The nucleotide window AGGAGGGATTGTGCATACATAGCGCCCCGCCCGCCTGATAGATGCGATCGATACAGAAATTCGCGCCGACACAGGGCCGGATACGCTCTTCCTGACCCGCCACCAACTTGGCCACCAGATGCGGATCGGCGATATGGGCGCGGGTCATGCCGACCATATCCAGCTTGCCCGAGGCAATGGCATGGCGCGCGGTCGACAGATCGGGGATGCGCGCGGCATGCAGCACCGGCAGCCGGACCTGCGCCTTCACCTCGCCCGCCACATCCAGATGCGGGGCCGAGCGCGACCCTTGGATCGGGATCACATCGGTGAGCCCCGCATCGGTGTCGATATGACCGCGGATGACGTTGAAGAAATCGATCAGCCCGCTTTCGGTCAGGCGCTTGGCAATCTCGCGGCCCTCGCCCGCATTGATCCCCTGCGGCAGGTCCTCATCGACCACACCGCGCACCCCCACGATGAATTCGGGCCCCACGCGGTCACGGATCGCCTGCAGCACCTCCATCGAGAATTTCATGCGGCTTTCAAGGCTCTGCGCGCCATAGGGGCCGTCCAGCTCGTTCCATTGCGGCGACCAGAACTGGTCCATCAGATGGCCGTAAGCCTCCAGCTCGATCCCGTCGAGCCCTGCGTGTTTCATCCGCTCGGCGGCATCCGCATAATCGGTGATGATGCGGGTGATGTCCCAGTCCTCGATCAGCTTGGGCATCGCGCGGTGGGCAGGCTCGCGGACGGTGCCGGGGGCGACGGTGGGCAGCCAGTCGCCACGGTCCCAGCGGGTGCGGCGGCCCAGATGGGTCAGCTGGATCATCACCGCGCAGCCCTCGTCATGACATTCCTGCGCAAGCTTGCCCATATGGCCCACGATCTCGTCCTTATAGGCGAGGATATTGTTGAAAGCGGGCGGGCTGTCGGCGGCGACGCTGGCCGAACCCGCGGTCATGGTCATCGCGATCCCCGCGCGGGCGCGTTCGAGGTGATAGGCGCGGTAGCGCTCGGTCGGCATCCCGTTCTCGGCATAGGCAGGCTCGTGCGAACTGATGAAGATCCGGTTTTTCAGGGTCAGATGTTTGAGCGTGAAAGGCTGCAATAAAGGGTCGTCGCGCATGGGAATCCTCCGGTGGCCGCAACCTATGCGGGCTATCCCAAGGCAAATCCGCCCCGCAGCCCCTGTCAAATCCCTGAGCGACCTGACTTGTTTATAAGCGACACCCATTTGCAAACGGGAGCAAAGTCCATTTATCGCGCGCGCGAAGTGCCCGCCTTTCGGGCAAGTCGCGTAACAGATTGACTTTCCGCGAATCCGCGCCAACCTCTGGCGCATCTGAAACGGCCTACGGAGCCAACATGCCCAAAGAAACCCGCACCTTCGCGATTATCGGCCTCGGAGCGTTCGGCTCTGCGGTAGCAAGCGAACTGGCGAGATTTGGCAACACCGTCATGGGCATCGATCAGGACGAGGCCCGCGTGGCCAAACTGGCCGATGCACTGACCTCTACCGTTATTCTGGACGCCACCGACGAGCAGGCCCTGCGCGAGGCGGGCGTCGACCGCTATGACGTGGCACTCGTGGCCATCGGCCATGATATCGAGTCGAGCATTCTGGCCACGATGAATGTGCGCGTGCTGGGCGTGGACCAGCTCTGGGTGAAGGCGATCAACAAGACCCATCACCGCATCCTGTCCAAGCTCGGCGCCGACCGGATCATCTTGCCCGAGCAGGAAATGGGCCGCCATGTGGCGCAGCGCCTGAACAATCCCGTGGTGCAGGATTACGTCAACCTCGGCAACGGGTTCAGCGTGGTGACCATGGCCGTGCCCGAGAGGCTGAAGGGGCGCCTGCTCTCCTCGCTGGATTTCGAACATTACGATCTGCGGCTTCTGGGCTTGATGCGGGGCACCGAGTTCCATCCCTGCGAGACCGAGGGGCTGGAGCTTGCACCCCAGGACAAGCTTCTGGTGCTGGGCCGCAGGCCCGATCTGCGCAGCTTCGGGGATGCGTTGTGAAACCCTCGACGCGTATGCTCTGGCACAAATGCCAGCGTCGCCTGACCCATATGCCACCGCCGCTCCTGCTGGCCGTGCTCTATGCCTCGGCGATCCTCCTGGGCGCCTGCGCGCTGATGCTGCCCATCTCGCGCCATGCCCAGATCAGCTGGTCGGATGCGCTCTTCACCGCCACCTCGGCGGTGACAGTGACGGGGCTCGTGGTCTTCGATATCGGCACCAGCCTGAGCCTCTTCGGGCAGATGGTGCTGGCCTTCCTGATCCAGCTGGGCGGGCTCGGGCTGATGACCTTTGCCGTGCTGGTGCTGGGGGCCCTTGGCCTGCCGATCGGCCTGACCGGACAGATCTATCTGCGCGAGGACCTCAACCAGAACTCCATGCACCGCCTGATGCAGCTGGTGCGCGTGATCCTTAAGGCCGTGCTGATCTGCGAGGCGATCGGTGCCGTCGCCCTCTGCTTCAGCTTCGTGCCACGGCTCGGGCTGCGCGACGGGGTCTGGCAGGCGATCTTCCATTCCGTCTCGGCCTTCAACAATGCGGGCTTCTCGACCTTTTCCAACGGGCTGATCGGCTATGCGACCGATCCGATCATCAATCTGGTGATCCCTGCCCTCTTCATCATCGGCGGGATCGGCTATACGGTGCTGCGCGAACTGGGCTCGGGCAAGGGCTGGAAACGCTTCAGCCTCTCGACCAAGATCGTGCTTCTGGGCACGGCCATCCTGATCCCCTGGTCGGTGGTGATGTTTGCCGCGCTCGAATGGACCAATCCCGGCACGCTGGGCGGCCATACCGTCTGGGCCAAGCTGATGATCAGCTGGTTCCAGGGGGTAACGACCCGCACGGCGGGCTTCAACACCACCGATATCGCGGCCATGCATGACAGCACCTCGCTGATGTTCATCTCGCTCATGCTGATCGGCGGGGGGCCGGCCTCGACCGCTGGCGGCATCAAGGTGACGACCTTCGTGGTCATGCTGCTGGCCACGGTGGCCTTTTTCCGCCGCCAGACCCAGCTCAACGCCTTCGGCCGCTCGATCGGGTTCGAGGCCGTGCTGAAGGTGATGGCGCTGACCGCGATCAGCACCGTTCTGGTGTTCGTGGCCACCTTCCTGATCCTGATCACCCATGACGGGAGGTTCCTCGATGTGGCCTTCGAGGTCTCGAGCGCCTTCGGCACCGTCGGGCTCTCGCGCGACTATACCAGCCATCTGAACGAGTTCGGGCGCGCGGTGATCATTGCCGTGATGTTCCTCGGGCGCGTCGGGCCGCTGACACTGGGCTTCTTCCTTGCCACCCATTCGGTGCCACGGCTGCGCTATCCAAAGGGCGAGATCCATCTGGGCTGAGGATACGGCTTTGTGTTCGCCCGCAAGCGGGCGGGCATTGCCAAAACCCCATCCACGCGGCTAGGTGGGATCATGCGCAAGATCCTTCTCACATTGGGCCTTCTGATGGCCCTGCCGCAATGGGCCGAGGCCCATCCGCATATCTTTGTCGATGCCTCGCACAAGCTGATCTTCGATGATCAGGGCCGCCTGACGGCTGTGCGGGTGACATGGGATTATGACGAGATGTTCACCATGCTGATGGTGGAGGACGGCAAATACGACACCAATGGCGATGGTGATGTCACCGGCGACGAGCTGGAGGCCTTCCGGCTCTGGGATGCCAATTGGCCACCGGATTTCGGCGGTGATCTGGTCATCCATGCCGATGGCAAGGATCAGGCGCTGGAAGACCCCACCGATTGGGCCGCCGAATGGCATGACGGGCGCGCGGTCTCCATCCATACGGTCAAGCTAAAGACCCCGCTCGATGCGTCCAAAGGGATCGTCCTGCAGAATTACGACCCCTATTTCTACGTCGATTACGAGGTAACGAAGACCCCCACCTTCGAGGGCCGCAGCGACTGCAAGGCCAAGATCGTGCAGCCCAAGCCGCACCAGATCTCGGCCAAGACCGCCGCGGCCATCGCCAATCTGCCCGCCGACCAGACGCCCGAGCAGGCGGGGCTCCCCAATGTCGGCCAGTATTTCGCCCAGACCGTGGAGATTACATGCGGTGGGTAATGCTGGCCGCCTGTGCGGTGATCCTCGGGTTTGCGGCGCTTTGGGGGTTGGGCGTATTCCAGGGGCTGCACTTCGCGCTTCTGGACATACAGCGTAGTTTCCAGAGCGTATTGGCGCGGGCGATGCGCGCGCTCAAGGCCGATCATCCGGGGGCGCGCGCGAGCCTGATCTGGCTGAGTTTCCTCTACGGTGTGGTCCATGCCGCAGGGCCCGGCCATGGCAAGATGGTGCTGGGCAGCTGGGCCTTTGCCTCCAAGGCGCGGCTTGCGCGGGTGGCGGGGCTCACGCTGACCGCAAGCCTTGCGCAATCGCTCTGCGCCATCGGGATCGTGGTGATCGGCGCCTCGGTTCTGGGGCTCGGGCGACAGGCACTGACCGAACTCGCCGAAGGGCCGGTGACGCAGCTCGGCAATATCCTGATCGGGGCGCTCGGGGCCTATCTGATGGCGCGCGCTCTTCTGGGGCTCTGGCGGAGCCTGCGCAAACCCCGCACCCAACACCACCATCATCACGAAGGCTGCGGTTGCAGCCATGCCCATGCACCCGATCCCGAAAAATCGGCCCGCGCAAGCCTGCCCCAGGCCCTTCTGCTGATCGGGTCGGTCGCGTTCCGGCCCTGCACGGGCGGGCTGTTCGTCATGCTGCTGGCATGGCTGATTGGTGCCCCATGGACGGGCGCCTGGGCGGTTCTGGCGATGGGGGTGGGCACAGCCGTCGTGACACTGGCCATCGCGCTGGCGGCAGGCCATATGGGCAACCGATTTGCCCGCAGGCCCGACCGACCGTGGCTCGGCATCGCGGGGCGGTTCTTCGAGATGGCGCTCGGCGCGATCATTCTGGCCATCGCGATCTGACCCCTGACACCAGCAGAACGCCCCCGCCTCGGGAAGGGACGGAGGCGTTCCAGATCCGCACCGCCCGTCGTCACGGGCAGGGGCGGCGCGGAAATCCGGGGGGCTCAGGCCGCTTCAGGCTGACGCCAGCGCGGGAAGGGATCGGGCAGATCCGCCCAGCTGTGCGGCGGGATCTCTTCGGGATCGATCAGGGCGCTATCGAGTGCGCGGGTGATCCCCTCCTCGTCCAGCCCCGCCCCGATAAACACCAGCTCCTGACGCCGGTCGCCATAGGGTTCCTGCCAGTGCTGCTCCAGATAGCTGCGTGCCGACGGATGGTCCGGCCAGCGCGCCTGCGGCACCGAGGCCCACCAGATCCCCATCGGCTTCACCGCCGACAGCGCCCCTGCCAGCGAGAACTCCGCCAGCCAGTCGGGACGGGTCGCCAGCCAGAAATGGCCCTTGGCGCGGATCACCCCGCGCAGCGGCCCGTTCAGCACATCGTGAATACGCTGCGGATGGAAAGGCAGGCGCGCGCGATAGACGAAGGACGACACGCCATATTCCTCGGTTTCCGGCACATGATCGGCAAAACCATAAAGCTCCTTGGCCCAGAGCGGATGCTCATGCGCGGTGTCGAAATCGAAAAGGCCGGTATCGAGAATCCGCCCGGGCGCGACCTTGGAATGGTCGGTCTCGATGATCTGTGCATCGGGATTGAGCGATGTGACGATCTTGCGGGCCGCATCGACCTTGGAAGGCCCTGCATCGCTGACCTTGTTGAGCACCACGACATCGGCAAATTCGATCTGGTCAACAAGCAGATCGACGATCCGGCGCTCATCGCCCTCCCCCATGCTCTCGCCGCGATCGGCAATGAAATCATGGCTCGAATAATCATTGAGCAGGTTTGCGGTATCGACCACCGTCACCATCGTATCGAGTCGCGCGACATCCGAGAGGCTCTGCCCGTCCTCGTCGCGGAACTCGAAGGTCGCGGCCACCGGAAGCGGCTCGGCAATGCCCGTGCCCTCGATGAGCAGATAATCGAAGCGCTTCTCGGCCGCCAGACGGCGCACCTCGGCCAGAAGATCGTCGCGCAGGGTGCAGCAGATGCAGCCATTGGTCATCTCGACCAGTTTTTCCTCGGCATGGCTCAGCTCGGCCCCGCCCGAACGGACGAGATCGGCATCGATATTCACCTCGGACATATCATTGACGATCACCGCAACGCGGCGGCCCTCGCGATTATTGAGGATGGAATTCAGCAAGGTGGTTTTTCCGGCCCCCAGAAATCCCGAGAGCACGGTGACCGGCAAACGGCTGTCTTCGACTGACATGATGGGTCATTCCTTTTATGCCATATCCAGTTATGTTATGCTATAACAATCACACTCCAACCAAGGACGCAAGCCCCCTCTTGTCACCCAAATGTAACCGCGATAGCCTCGGCGCGATCGACAGAGTGGCAACTAGGGTTCCGGGCGTATCGCGCTGCCAGCGACCGAGCGTTGCAGAGACCACGGGCTTCCTTCCGTGGCTGCACCCGAGGGGGAAAATCCCAGAGGAGGAGACGTCGAGATCAACCAACGTCCCGTTCCGGGGCGCTCAAAGGGGGTCTCTATGACTGTATCTTCCGTCCTGATGGTGCTTTGCGCCGCCATCCTCCATGCCAGCTGGAACCTGATTGCCAAACGAAGCGCCAAAGTCGGGCCGGTTTTCGTGTTTGTCTACTCGGGCTTTGCCTGCCTTTTCTATGCGCCATGGGTGTTCTGGGTCATGGCCGATGGCACCTTCACATGGAGCGCCTTGGGGCTTGCAGTGATGGTCGCAAGCGGCGTTATCCATCTGGGCTATAATCTCTGCCTGCAACAGGGCTATGCGAAGGCCGATCTCTCGGTCGTCTATCCGGTGGCGCGCGGCACAGGCCCGCTCCTGTCGGTGCTCGGGGCGTTCTTGCTGCTAGGGGAGCAACCTACGGCAGGAGGGGTCGCGGGAATGCTCTGTGTGGTCGCGGGGATCTTCCTGATCGCCACCCAAGGCCGTCTCGCGGTCTTCACGAGACCCGGCGGCAAGACCGGTCTCCTCTGGGGGCTGGCGACCGGAAGTCTGATCGCCTGTTATACCGTGACCGATGCCTCTGCCGTGAAGCTATTGGGCATTGCGCCCGTGATGCTCGACTGGGTGTGTAACCTGATGCGGGTGGGGCTTCTGGCACCGGCCGTGCTGCGCCACCCAGACCATATGCGGGCGAGGATGCAGGGGCATTGGGGGCGCGCCGCCCTGATCGGGCTATTTTCTCCGCTGGCCTATATTCTGGTGCTGACCGCCATCTCGCAGGGCGCGCCGCTCAGCCATGTGGCGCCGTTGCGCGAAAGCTCGATGATGGTGGGCGCACTTCTGGGCATGGTGCTCCTGAAGGAGCCGGTGGGCGCGGGGCGGCTTGCGGGCTGCGCTATTCTGGTGGCGGGTGTGATCTTGCTTTCGGGTCTCTAGGCGCGCGCGCGCCAACCTGCTAAGCCCGCGCAAACCAACCCGAAAGGATGACCCCATGATCCAGCCAAGCGCCTCCTTCAAAGACAATCTGCAACAGCTGCCGCCGATCGACGCACTCGCACGGATCGAGCTGCTCGATGCTACCGGCACGGTGGTGGACACGATCGAGAACGAAGCGGGCCGGAAAGGCTCTCTGGCCGTCTACAACTATATCGCAGGCACCTTCGAGGCGCTGGATGCCAAGGCGGCGGCACATGCGGTGGCTGTGTTTGCCGAACATGGCGAGGAGGCGAAATCCCATCGCGGCTCGCACCCCAATATCGACCGCCTGCTCGATATCATTGGCGGTGCCCCCGCACTTGCGCTGCGCCCCGTTCTGGCGGCCTGATCGGCCATGGAAAAACCCTCCGGCGCAGGCCGGAGGGTTCGGTATTGAGCGGGTGGCTCAGCCGACCAGCTGACCGTCATCGCGTTTCACCGCGATTACGCTCGAGCGCGGCAGACCGCTCTCGGCAGGCCAGCTCCCGCCCGGGTGCTGGATGCCCACGAACATGGTGCGGCGGTCCGCCGACCAGCAAAGGCCGGTGATCTCGCAGCCATTAGGGCCGGTCAGGAAGCGCGCGATCTCGCCGGTGGTCGGGTCGCCCGCGAGCTGCTGGTTATTGCCCATACCGGCATAATCGCCCTCGTTGCTATCCTCGCCATCGGTCTGGATCCACAACAGGCCCGCGCTATCGAAGGTCATGCCATCGGGCGAGTTGAACATATTGCCGCCGGTGACATTCTTCGAGCCTGCATAGGCATCCGAATGCACCTCCGGATTGCCCGCCATCACGAAGAGATCCCATTTGAACGTCTCTCCGGCATGGTTGTCGTCGCTCGGATACCAGCGCACGATCTGGCCGTAATTATTGGCATTGCGCGGGTTCGGACCGTTGACGGCGGTGTCATCGCCACCGGCATTCGGCTTCACGCCGCGGTTCTTGTTATTGGTCAGGCAGCAATAGGCCTCGACCGCATAGGGGTTTACGGCAATCCATTCGGGGCGGTCCATCGTGGTCGCGCCCAGTTTCGAGGCCGCCTGACGGGCGAAGATCAGCATCTCTGCCATCTCCATGCCGGTGGTCTCGGGGGTCATGGCGAGCCACTCGCCGGTCTGGTCATCGTGGAACTTGGCCACATAAAGGATGCCGTCATCCAGAAGACCGTCCGTCGGCTGACCCGCGACATAGGGGTAGGTCGAGACATAGCGGTAGAGGAACTCGCCGCGCTCGTCATCGCCCAGATAGACCACCACACGCCCGTCGGGCGCCAGCGTGACTTCGGCATTCTCGTGTTTGAAACGGCCCAGAGCGGTGCGTTTGACCGGCGTACTCTCGGGGTTGGTCGGGTCGATCTCGACCACCCAGCCGAAGCGGTGCGGCTCGTTGGGGTTCTGGCCCAGATCAAAGCGCGGATCGAATTTCTCGTAGCCATACTGGCTCTCGTCGCCCAGACCATAG belongs to Thioclava sp. GXIMD2076 and includes:
- a CDS encoding NADH:flavin oxidoreductase yields the protein MRDDPLLQPFTLKHLTLKNRIFISSHEPAYAENGMPTERYRAYHLERARAGIAMTMTAGSASVAADSPPAFNNILAYKDEIVGHMGKLAQECHDEGCAVMIQLTHLGRRTRWDRGDWLPTVAPGTVREPAHRAMPKLIEDWDITRIITDYADAAERMKHAGLDGIELEAYGHLMDQFWSPQWNELDGPYGAQSLESRMKFSMEVLQAIRDRVGPEFIVGVRGVVDEDLPQGINAGEGREIAKRLTESGLIDFFNVIRGHIDTDAGLTDVIPIQGSRSAPHLDVAGEVKAQVRLPVLHAARIPDLSTARHAIASGKLDMVGMTRAHIADPHLVAKLVAGQEERIRPCVGANFCIDRIYQAGGALCMHNPSSGREIELPHRIDPAEAPLRVTVVGAGPAGLEAARVAALRGHKVTVLEAANEAGGQIRLTAQDPRRREMLAVTEWRMSECDTLGVSFKFNCFAEGEDVLAQEPQVVVVATGGLPRTDLGQPGADLAISAWDILSGDVTPASEVLIFDEAGDHAGLMAAERITAAGGKVELVSADRALAPEVMAMNLTPYIRALQGRDFRTTLTWRLKAATREGNRIKVTLGSDYGPEEEERLVDQLVVNSGTLPLDDLYFDLKGQSSNLGQVDYEALIAGRPQTLAPNADGRFKLFRIGDAVSARNTHAAVLDGMRLMRAM
- a CDS encoding TrkA family potassium uptake protein, producing the protein MPKETRTFAIIGLGAFGSAVASELARFGNTVMGIDQDEARVAKLADALTSTVILDATDEQALREAGVDRYDVALVAIGHDIESSILATMNVRVLGVDQLWVKAINKTHHRILSKLGADRIILPEQEMGRHVAQRLNNPVVQDYVNLGNGFSVVTMAVPERLKGRLLSSLDFEHYDLRLLGLMRGTEFHPCETEGLELAPQDKLLVLGRRPDLRSFGDAL
- a CDS encoding TrkH family potassium uptake protein — encoded protein: MPPPLLLAVLYASAILLGACALMLPISRHAQISWSDALFTATSAVTVTGLVVFDIGTSLSLFGQMVLAFLIQLGGLGLMTFAVLVLGALGLPIGLTGQIYLREDLNQNSMHRLMQLVRVILKAVLICEAIGAVALCFSFVPRLGLRDGVWQAIFHSVSAFNNAGFSTFSNGLIGYATDPIINLVIPALFIIGGIGYTVLRELGSGKGWKRFSLSTKIVLLGTAILIPWSVVMFAALEWTNPGTLGGHTVWAKLMISWFQGVTTRTAGFNTTDIAAMHDSTSLMFISLMLIGGGPASTAGGIKVTTFVVMLLATVAFFRRQTQLNAFGRSIGFEAVLKVMALTAISTVLVFVATFLILITHDGRFLDVAFEVSSAFGTVGLSRDYTSHLNEFGRAVIIAVMFLGRVGPLTLGFFLATHSVPRLRYPKGEIHLG
- a CDS encoding DUF1007 family protein, whose product is MRKILLTLGLLMALPQWAEAHPHIFVDASHKLIFDDQGRLTAVRVTWDYDEMFTMLMVEDGKYDTNGDGDVTGDELEAFRLWDANWPPDFGGDLVIHADGKDQALEDPTDWAAEWHDGRAVSIHTVKLKTPLDASKGIVLQNYDPYFYVDYEVTKTPTFEGRSDCKAKIVQPKPHQISAKTAAAIANLPADQTPEQAGLPNVGQYFAQTVEITCGG
- a CDS encoding sulfite exporter TauE/SafE family protein, with the protein product MRWVMLAACAVILGFAALWGLGVFQGLHFALLDIQRSFQSVLARAMRALKADHPGARASLIWLSFLYGVVHAAGPGHGKMVLGSWAFASKARLARVAGLTLTASLAQSLCAIGIVVIGASVLGLGRQALTELAEGPVTQLGNILIGALGAYLMARALLGLWRSLRKPRTQHHHHHEGCGCSHAHAPDPEKSARASLPQALLLIGSVAFRPCTGGLFVMLLAWLIGAPWTGAWAVLAMGVGTAVVTLAIALAAGHMGNRFARRPDRPWLGIAGRFFEMALGAIILAIAI
- a CDS encoding GTP-binding protein, which codes for MSVEDSRLPVTVLSGFLGAGKTTLLNSILNNREGRRVAVIVNDMSEVNIDADLVRSGGAELSHAEEKLVEMTNGCICCTLRDDLLAEVRRLAAEKRFDYLLIEGTGIAEPLPVAATFEFRDEDGQSLSDVARLDTMVTVVDTANLLNDYSSHDFIADRGESMGEGDERRIVDLLVDQIEFADVVVLNKVSDAGPSKVDAARKIVTSLNPDAQIIETDHSKVAPGRILDTGLFDFDTAHEHPLWAKELYGFADHVPETEEYGVSSFVYRARLPFHPQRIHDVLNGPLRGVIRAKGHFWLATRPDWLAEFSLAGALSAVKPMGIWWASVPQARWPDHPSARSYLEQHWQEPYGDRRQELVFIGAGLDEEGITRALDSALIDPEEIPPHSWADLPDPFPRWRQPEAA
- a CDS encoding DMT family transporter; this encodes MTVSSVLMVLCAAILHASWNLIAKRSAKVGPVFVFVYSGFACLFYAPWVFWVMADGTFTWSALGLAVMVASGVIHLGYNLCLQQGYAKADLSVVYPVARGTGPLLSVLGAFLLLGEQPTAGGVAGMLCVVAGIFLIATQGRLAVFTRPGGKTGLLWGLATGSLIACYTVTDASAVKLLGIAPVMLDWVCNLMRVGLLAPAVLRHPDHMRARMQGHWGRAALIGLFSPLAYILVLTAISQGAPLSHVAPLRESSMMVGALLGMVLLKEPVGAGRLAGCAILVAGVILLSGL
- a CDS encoding DUF2322 family protein — translated: MIQPSASFKDNLQQLPPIDALARIELLDATGTVVDTIENEAGRKGSLAVYNYIAGTFEALDAKAAAHAVAVFAEHGEEAKSHRGSHPNIDRLLDIIGGAPALALRPVLAA
- a CDS encoding PhoX family phosphatase, translated to MTKLPPHKMPADEWDELHFPRPEENEFDRVVERAISRRGFLSGLVAFGSGAVAMGTGLLNSTSAQAQAASRFPFTPIDAQTDMTVHVPEGWNWKTMVSWGDPLFDNVADFDATNGVTAADSDKVFGENTDGMETFQIGSHEIIAINNEYVNSEINLPHTPDGVPQSAEDVRTLQNFQGVTVMEIAEGENGYAPVKNSRFNRRLHHNAEMAISGPAAGHALMQTAADSTGTKVLGTMGNCGAGKTPWGTYLTCEENFNGYFGGMATGISDTVKAGYDRYGLGDESQYGYEKFDPRFDLGQNPNEPHRFGWVVEIDPTNPESTPVKRTALGRFKHENAEVTLAPDGRVVVYLGDDERGEFLYRYVSTYPYVAGQPTDGLLDDGILYVAKFHDDQTGEWLAMTPETTGMEMAEMLIFARQAASKLGATTMDRPEWIAVNPYAVEAYCCLTNNKNRGVKPNAGGDDTAVNGPNPRNANNYGQIVRWYPSDDNHAGETFKWDLFVMAGNPEVHSDAYAGSKNVTGGNMFNSPDGMTFDSAGLLWIQTDGEDSNEGDYAGMGNNQQLAGDPTTGEIARFLTGPNGCEITGLCWSADRRTMFVGIQHPGGSWPAESGLPRSSVIAVKRDDGQLVG